The sequence GTTTTCCATTCACATTGACTcaacatggaaatgaaatggTAAAAATATGGCTTCAGTTACTCTAAAATCAACATTTTCATAACATATACCGATGGTAAGAAGACAGATAGTTAGACCATCGGCATCCATTATTAAAAATGCTCATTCTGAGTAACTAAATTGTGATACAATCTGGGAGAACCCTTCACATTTTttatgattctgataccatcctcaACATCCAAGATTTTGGGAGGATGGTATCCAGGATTTTGCTAGGGGACAGTGTCCAGAATGTTGCCAGGATGATATTAAAATCTTAaataggtgaaatttcaccagagagggttgaaacgGAGCAAAAAAATCAAGGGTTTTTGAGTGCACTATGTGAAGGGTTTTTCTAGATTGCATCACAATTGGGCAGTGATtcacttttaaaataaattcAAGCAGCACTTTTCCCCTAAAATCAAAGGAGAGCCAGTAATACAGATGCACACTATCAAGGACATTCACTCATAGGTATGGAATCAAAGACATTTACTCATAGGTATGGAATCAAAGACATAAAGTGTTCAAACTTATTCTACAGCAAGCATATCTTTCAACAAGCATGTCATTTGCACTTGACCTGTGTTTCCAGGCTTCTTTCTAGCGCGGAGACGCGTTCCCACAGCCAAGTACACAGTGGTAGGAGAGACGCTGAGGCATGTTATCCCCAGTCATATGCAGTGCTCCATTGGCTGTGGAGGCAAGGCCTGCAAGTATGAGGATGCCTCCCGCTGGAGAGAGGACCAGCAGGCCATCAAAGGACTCTACTCATCCTGGTACACTGTGGCTTGATTTGACACTTTAGAACATGTTTTGTTCTGGCACGTAAAAAGCCAGTTTGGAGACAAtacaacaagaaaaaaatcaagCTAAACACCAACAGATATTCGTATGaccatttatttttcatttgagtatgagtatgagtatTACGATAGGGGGACAATTAGGGACCTATTGAAATATATCTCATATGGAATACTATAATGGAATATGAAGTAATTACATTAAGAATATTTGTGATGGTTCTAATGTCAGGTGGTATTGATTTACTTGTGAAACcctttttgtattattcttttaGGGTAACTGATAAATTGCTGGCTATGGCACGACCTTCAACTGAAGTAATTGAGAAGTTCAATATGATTGAGCAGTTTCGCAGGTATCACAAAAGTAATGTATTAAATCATGAATACCTCACAAagtaaaacattacacatgacCCCATGATCACTTTTGATATATCTGTTTCTGGGAAAGTGCAATTTAATTTAAGCAACTCTTTGTCTTAAAGTGAGTGTTGGTGACGACTATGTGGGTCACTCCCCAGTGTGGTGTATTGTGCGTGGGCTGGGTGCAGATAACCCTGTTTTTGTCTGCATTAAGGAGTGGCATAAGGACAGTCATAAATCTTCAGCAGCCTGGAGAGCATGCCAGCTGTGGAAACCCCTTGGAGCCAGATAGTGGCTTCACCTACCGCCCAGAGGACTTCATGGAAGCAGGCAGTATGTAACAAATGTTTAGTTCTTCAATATGCAAAGGGCAGAGTACAAGGGGGAAATATTAATACTTTATTCTACTTTATTAATAGCGGAGAAAAAGAGGTTGTTGTAGAGAGAGGCAATTCAAGAAGTATTTAATCTTCCTGCTCTGGAAAGTAAGACAAACACTTTAATTAACTTTAACAgataaattaaattccagatGAATTGGCTCTTGTGTATTTTGTATCTTTTCAACTTTGTATTTTTGATTATTCACCATGGTCTGTCATGAGCAGCTCATTATGAAACAAATGATCTTGTCATCTTCAGTATACTTTTACAACTATGGATGGACTGACTATGGCGTGACATCCCTTACTGCACTCCTGGATATTGTGAAAGTGATGTGTTTTGCTGTCCAGGAAGGCAAGGTGGCTGTCCACTGTCATGCTGGGTTAGGGAGGACAGGTAAGGCTATCTGTAAATTGGACTTCTCACTACCAGGAACTAGTAATGAATTTCACCTGGTTAGACTTCTTAATCTTGTGATCACAACCTGATCTAACCTCAGGAGCCTCACTGCGCACTCTGAGTAGTTCTCAAGAAGACGACTGTGTTTCTTTTACGCAAGAGAACTGAATTTTCATGTGTGATTGATCTAATGCCTTTATGTGGATATATTCTAAAGCTGAAATCCTGCATTCTTTGTGCACGGCAAACTTatgagacaaaaacaaaaatgcttgacgttttttgtctgtgtgctgtgctgttgcaGGGGTGCTGCTGGCCTGCTTTCTGGTTTTCTCCACCAGGATGACCGCTGATGAGGCCATTCTTTTTGTGCGTGACAGGAGGCCAAATTCAATCCAGACCAGGGGGCAGTTGCAGTGTGTGCGGCATTTTGTTCAGTTCCTGGTGCCACTGCGAAATGTGTTCTCCTGTGCGGAACCCAAGGTCCGAGCGGTCACCCTGGACGAGTACTTGGTGCGACAGAAGAACATGCTACACGGCTATGAGGCGCGGCAACTGCGGAATATGCCAAAACTCGTCTATCTGGTGTGCAAGATCCTGCCGGACATCGCCGACAACCGGGAGATCATCGCTGAGGAGATCCTGGACGTGGCAGACCTGacggaagaggaggaggaggaggtgcagaaTGCCATCTACGCCTTCCGGCAGATGACCCGGCGCTGGGAGATGACCAAGGGCCTGAGCGGCCTGCCCCCACGTCTGCCGGGGCTACCCTCGTCCGGCGACCCCAGTCACCCCCTGCACTACTCCCGCAAGAGCCTTAGCTTCAGCGACACGGACATCCAGCGGCTGGCCGCCAAGTTGGATGTGGTAGATAACCCTCTTGAGGTTCTGGCCAACCTGCACAAACACTCTTCGTCCCAGGAGAACCTGTCGGAGCCTCTCCTCGTCACGCTCCCGGGGAACCAGAGCCCCGTGTTCCAGAGCCCAACAGGGTGCCAGGGTTCCGTGTGGGACATCAAGACGCAGATGGACAAGCAGGGAAGCTCGCAGCTCTTGAACAAGCACAGCAACAACACCCAGTTCCAGCGCAGCAAGTCGGTGACCGAAAAGAGGAACGGCACGGTGGTCAGCCCGTTCGCCATGGTATCAGCCTGGAGGGCAGAGCGCAATGGCAACGAGGTGCCAGGTCCGGGGGAGGTCAGCACCGAGTCGGAATGGTCCGAGCGCTCCGAGGTGCCCTTCATCACCCTGCAGACGGAGCTGACCCTGGAGTCACGCCACCTGCTGCTGGCACAAGCCCTGGCGTTGGATCTCGAGGTGAATGGGCAAGACGACCACAAGGAGCGAGTGGCAGCCTGGCAGGTACAGTGGGCGCTGGAATATATTGCACACTGTACATCACACAGAATGGGTGAATTCATTGCTGCTTTCATATAGTAGTAATGAAGTGGTGGTAGAGCAtgggggtcattccacgtcaattcaaccagggcccacgcacttaggtctcaaaaaattctgaaaaaattaccaggtgtacctatgttacccaggagacacactgtaaaattcaATCAATActtttccaagatacagccagttttactgggggaggggggtgtcgattttgttctgccttttttttttggtcaaagttcacaagcccatagcgcaagaactaaaccatgtaggaggctcaaattttgcatgctggtacataaataggaatagtatgtagcgaAATCACCACATTTGGTCTGGGTAATCCTtaatggtcatagctgtccctcaaagttgatcaaaattgtattggagtttttggctgggctctgtttaggccttcagaagacatatttatactcaacataggctcttgatttatgttccttattgagataagtagaatcactctcacaaaaagtaatgaacagaaaatgaatcccttcagggtctgaacagcagacctcacaagtctgaaaaatcattttggttctcatttttagagcacccaaacaccttgtgggaatatacaaatattttttaaaaatatttttttctttattctccatgatcccttctttttaaaaacactaaTTTGacttttgctacatactattcctatttatggttactattcctacatggtttagttcttgcgctatggacttgtgaactttgacaaaaaaaagaagccgaacaaaatcgacacccacTCCCCCTGttaaactggctgtatcttggaaagtattgatcttacatagaAGTAATTTTAaggtgtgtctcctgggtaacataggtacacctggtcattttttcagaattctttgagacctaagtgcgtgggccctggttgaattgacgtggaatgacccatggAGCATGTGTAATAAAAGCAAAGCTATTAAATTGTATGGGGTTTTTATAGGCAGAGGTGTGaaaagtccagcttcagaaagtaaaagtcctaccacatacagtatctgtgccaaccattcacttaaaccagctgattctaattgGCACAATTCTTCAGGCCCCATCTTGGCGATCAGAAATGGATGGTCCGAGGCCAAAGCTTAAGggcgtgtccagtccacattcggcGTGATTTTGCGATCAGACGTCGGgcgcattgttcaaaagggttgtgtttcttaatcagtcatgggtgtggtttgggcataacatcctttaaaccaatgagagtgacatctgtcattccctttaacagcaagcagcgcaacttcccagatagcaaaaacagattggcagatagcggaccgctggtTGTATGCCACTGGTGGTGTGCCACTCGAGGTCCaccgttggaccaccatctctttaaatttaacttgtcatgaatattaagaaaagttaatacaattatatatggagtataactgaaaaatgaaaaagattttagaccaatagtggcaaaatattgggcaatttgtctgcaacccgccagcAGACCGCTTGCCACACCCATTGGAAAATCTTTCACAGCATGACATTGCTCACTACAAATTATGTTAGCAAGCCTCTAGAAGGGCTAATAAGGCCCTGGATGGTGCTTACAAGGTTTGGCATACTTTTTAAATTGACCATTTTAGACCAAAACTACATAGTGATGCTTTAAAAAGAATTGAAGTGAAGGTCTATGTGAGAACTGTAGGTTCTCCTTTAACTACTGCATGTAATTCACCTAATACTTGCACATGTTGCTGATTTTTAAGATCAGTTTTAGTGAAATATATTTAGTGCAAAATACACTGCGTTCCAAAATATTATGCCAATTTCATTTTTCTCAAATTTTCCTAAATAGTTGATGCAAATGACAGTGGGTATAATTTTCAAGTCATCAACCATTAGAGcaggggcgattctagacctttgctggggcacaggcccccaacacccaatacataaaaaaaaaaaaaaaaaaaaaaaaaaaaacatttaaatgtgcgcgcaatatgaaataaatggcttTTACGTCTAGCCCCCATCATGTCCTCATCCAtttcttgcctgtctctctcctcctcctcctcctcctcctgcctggtactggactgcccagcctgtgctctttctcccctctcttctccttcttctcctcctccttctcctcct comes from Alosa sapidissima isolate fAloSap1 chromosome 7, fAloSap1.pri, whole genome shotgun sequence and encodes:
- the ptpdc1b gene encoding protein tyrosine phosphatase domain-containing protein 1 — its product is MESGFFLARRRVPTAKYTVVGETLRHVIPSHMQCSIGCGGKACKYEDASRWREDQQAIKGLYSSWVTDKLLAMARPSTEVIEKFNMIEQFRRSGIRTVINLQQPGEHASCGNPLEPDSGFTYRPEDFMEAGIYFYNYGWTDYGVTSLTALLDIVKVMCFAVQEGKVAVHCHAGLGRTGVLLACFLVFSTRMTADEAILFVRDRRPNSIQTRGQLQCVRHFVQFLVPLRNVFSCAEPKVRAVTLDEYLVRQKNMLHGYEARQLRNMPKLVYLVCKILPDIADNREIIAEEILDVADLTEEEEEEVQNAIYAFRQMTRRWEMTKGLSGLPPRLPGLPSSGDPSHPLHYSRKSLSFSDTDIQRLAAKLDVVDNPLEVLANLHKHSSSQENLSEPLLVTLPGNQSPVFQSPTGCQGSVWDIKTQMDKQGSSQLLNKHSNNTQFQRSKSVTEKRNGTVVSPFAMVSAWRAERNGNEVPGPGEVSTESEWSERSEVPFITLQTELTLESRHLLLAQALALDLEVNGQDDHKERVAAWQKELNCGAGVWEQLCLEKDPFILAGLMWSWIEQLKEPVLSAKDVLILGQGHCDPNTILNRLNKAPKETLTCILQCFAYALEVTEEVEKAFLERITKAFTKTDKASKEGKQVYETMESILKPVLEEMRRSVRLQLELQ